One Malus domestica chromosome 11, GDT2T_hap1 genomic region harbors:
- the LOC114819731 gene encoding uncharacterized protein: MDISSYRAFEELKLFHSIDRTIYVRLLGLRFDPNLSKLVLAFWYFLDTETHYKFMAGTLDLHDRDLYALACESIMCLQYLYSNYAPPGSEEIGSKFRTLCLLLLTKKIPLEFVFENKEKAREEMKKVMDNVFDRALWDIIIVPPYPYLGHIPSGFLQTNMLNGPIIQQWFQHNYSLNQQGHNIVEAQPLLPPQEANDDVPDQYQPSVDNNDRTLFLTFSKGHPVSKEELKSYLNWKFGDCVESIFMKKPVHPSEQSLFAQVVAKSASDATRILDKPDHEGKVKFSVNGKDVKARRSKPRTELVTRLEGF, from the exons ATGGACATATCATCTTACAGAGCCTTTGAAGAGCTAAAGCTATTCCATTCAATCGATCGCACAATCTACGTTCGACTGCTGGGTTTACGTTTTGATCCTAACCTATCTAAGCTTGTCCTAGCATTTTGGTATTTTCTGGACACAGAAACTCACTACAAGTTTATGGCGGGCACGTTAGATTTGCATGACCGGGACTTGTATGCTTTAGCGTGTGAGTCGATTATGTGCTTACAGTATCTGTATTCAAATTACGCTCCTCCGGGGTCGGAGGAAATTGGTAGCAAGTTCCGAACACtgtgtcttcttcttcttacaaaaaaaattccacTCGAGTTTGTGTTTGAGAACAAGGAGAAGGCCCGGGAAGAGATGAAGAAAGTTATGGACAATGTCTTCGATAGAGCTTTATGGGATATAATTATAGTCCCACCATATCCATATTTGGGTCATATACCCAGTGGTTTCCTGCAAACCAATATGTTGAATGGTCCAATAATACAACAATGGTTTCAGCATAATTATTCACTTAATCAGCAGGGTCATAATATTGTTGAGGCTCAACCTTTATTGCCTCCCCAAGAAGCAAACGATGATGTGCCAGATCAGTATCAACCTAGTGTTGACAACAATGATAGAACTTTATTCTTGACATTCTCAAAGGGCCATCCTGTTTCAAAGGAAGAACTCAAAAGCTATTTAAACTG GAAATTTGGAGATTGTGTAGAGTCAATCTTTATGAAGAAGCCTGTTCATCCAAGTGAACAATCACTCTTTGCTCAAGTTGTTGCTAAGTCTGCGTCAGATGCTACCAGAATTCTTGATAAACCGGACCACGAGGGCAAAGTAAAATTCTCCGTTAATGGAAAAGATGTTAAAGCGAGGCGATCTAAGCCACGGACAGAACTAGTCACTAGACTCGAAGGGTTCTAG
- the LOC114819520 gene encoding uncharacterized protein isoform X2 has protein sequence MIKERALGDLREQSSVSNYACSAVVNNVYEELAGNPELHRPNVDVIRGSQDISPGSCLNGNFDKEKWCSTKFTPQQISTSTGSMVSGEAKG, from the exons ATGATTAAGGAACGAGCTCTTGGAGATCTGCGAGAACAAAGCTCAGTCTCAAACTACGCATGTTCAGCAGTTGTTAATAACGTATATGAAGAACTAGCTGGAAATCCTGAGCTTCATCGTCCAAATGTTGATGTCATACGAGGGTCCCAGGATATTAGCCCCGGGTCTTGTTTGAATG GAaattttgacaaagaaaagtgGTGCAGTACAAAATTCACCCCCCAGCAAATCTCAACCTCAACGGGGTCCATGGTCTCCG GTGAAGCGAAAGGCTAA
- the LOC114819520 gene encoding uncharacterized protein isoform X1 translates to MIKERALGDLREQSSVSNYACSAVVNNVYEELAGNPELHRPNVDVIRGSQDISPGSCLNGTLLSNNTSCKDFVETVHEEILTKKSGAVQNSPPSKSQPQRGPWSPVKRKANQVIGPFDCTKHTNNGLPTSQ, encoded by the exons ATGATTAAGGAACGAGCTCTTGGAGATCTGCGAGAACAAAGCTCAGTCTCAAACTACGCATGTTCAGCAGTTGTTAATAACGTATATGAAGAACTAGCTGGAAATCCTGAGCTTCATCGTCCAAATGTTGATGTCATACGAGGGTCCCAGGATATTAGCCCCGGGTCTTGTTTGAATGGTACCTTGCTTTCAAACAACACTTCCTGTAAGGATTTTGTGGAAACCGTTCACGAG GAaattttgacaaagaaaagtgGTGCAGTACAAAATTCACCCCCCAGCAAATCTCAACCTCAACGGGGTCCATGGTCTCCG GTGAAGCGAAAGGCTAATCAAGTAATTGGACCGTTCGATTGTACAAAACATACCAACAATGGCCTCCCTACTTCTCAATAA